The Streptomyces cynarae genome contains a region encoding:
- the rpsG gene encoding 30S ribosomal protein S7: MPRKGPAPKRPVIIDPVYGSPLVTSLINKVLLNGKRSTAERIVYGAMEGLRDKTGNDPVITLKRALENIKPTLEVKSRRVGGATYQVPVEVKPGRANTLALRWLVGYSRARREKTMTERLLNELLDASNGLGAAVKKREDTHKMAESNKAFAHYRW; encoded by the coding sequence ATGCCTCGTAAGGGCCCCGCCCCGAAGCGTCCGGTCATCATCGACCCGGTCTACGGCTCTCCTCTGGTGACCTCCCTGATCAACAAGGTGCTGCTGAACGGCAAGCGCTCCACCGCCGAGCGCATCGTCTACGGCGCCATGGAGGGCCTGCGCGACAAGACCGGCAACGACCCGGTCATCACGCTCAAGCGCGCTCTCGAGAACATCAAGCCGACCCTCGAGGTCAAGTCCCGCCGTGTCGGTGGCGCCACCTACCAGGTCCCGGTCGAGGTCAAGCCCGGCCGTGCCAACACCCTGGCGCTGCGCTGGCTGGTCGGTTACTCCCGCGCCCGTCGCGAGAAGACCATGACCGAGCGTCTCCTCAACGAGCTCCTCGACGCCTCCAACGGCCTCGGCGCGGCTGTGAAGAAGCGCGAGGACACCCACAAGATGGCCGAGTCCAACAAGGCCTTCGCGCACTACCGCTGGTAG